Proteins encoded together in one Diabrotica undecimpunctata isolate CICGRU chromosome 3, icDiaUnde3, whole genome shotgun sequence window:
- the LOC140435824 gene encoding uncharacterized protein yields MKREIRLLQANLQHAKAASATLVRRLEQEGIDVALLQEPWRIGEKISGLSTKQGKVLYTPKAVRPRSCIIHSNRVDCTLIPVLCTDDIVTAVLTITTEVGEKKLVVCSAYFPGDETLCPPSIISDIVAYCLGKGLQLIIGCDANAHHTVWGSTNINARGEYILNFILSEGLVISNIGNKPTFVTKARKEVLDLTLCTSRISDIITNWFVSDEPSCSDHRHIRFDLDIFPSEIKYRNPRDTNWVGYRESLSKNLEECTISFKSPEVIDSAAETISEAIMAAYQK; encoded by the coding sequence ATGAAGAGAGAAATAAGGCTCCTGCAGGCCAATCTTCAACATGCAAAAGCCGCATCGGCAACGCTAGTTAGAAGATTGGAACAAGAAGGCATTGATGTGGCCCTCCTGCAGGAGCCTTGGAGGATAGGTGAGAAGATTTCTGGCCTATCAACCAAACAAGGTAAGGTTTTATACACACCCAAAGCTGTAAGGCCAAGGTCGTGTATAATTCACAGTAATAGAGTAGATTGTACATTAATCCCGGTGCTCTGCACTGATGATATTGTTACAGCTGTTCTAACTATAACCACGGAAGTAGGAGAGAAGAAACTGGTGGTGTGTTCAGCCTACTTTCCAGGTGATGAGACTCTGTGTCCACCAAGCATTATAAGCGACATAGTTGCATATTGTCTAGGAAAAGGATTACAGCTCATTATAGGATGTGATGCCAATGCACATCACACCGTGTGGGGAAGCACAAACATTAATGCAAGGGGTGAGTATATTTTGAATTTCATCTTATCTGAAGGTTTGGTTATATCCAATATAGGAAACAAGCCAACTTTTGTCACTAAGGCACGCAAAGAAGTGTTAGATTTAACACTCTGCACGAGCAGGATAAGTGATATAATAACAAATTGGTTTGTGTCTGACGAACCCTCATGTTCGGATCACAGACATATACGATTTGACCTTGATATTTTTCCATCGGAAATTAAATACAGGAATCCTAGAGATACAAACTGGGTAGGATATAGGGAGTCCCTCAGTAAAAATCTCGAGGAATGTACGATTTCGTTTAAAAGCCCAGAGGTTATAGATTCGGCGGCAGAAACGATAAGCGAAGCTATTATGGCGGCTTACCAGAAATAA